A stretch of the Mycobacterium shigaense genome encodes the following:
- a CDS encoding MMPL/RND family transporter, which yields MSGSQRTDNPHPRWPRLVRTLSVPVILVWLAAAAATNILVPKLEVVGAQHAVSMSPQDAPSVIAMKHIGQKFGEFTSDSVVMIILESDTVLGDQAHRYYAGLVDRLRRDSAHVEHVQDFWGDRITSAGSQSESGNAAYVQVHLAGNQGSAQGIDSVRAVRDIVDRDHPPPGLRAYLTGQAAQVADTNEAGDKSGAKMTVVTVIVITLMLLIVYRSLVTTFVALLVVLTEMSMARGVVAVLGNYDLIGLSTFSVNVLTAMTIAAGTDYWIFLLGRYHEARNSGEDTEKAFYSTFSGVAHVILGSGLTIAGAMMCLRFTRLNYFNTLALPCAIAMLVTLTMALTFAPAVLTISSRFGPLDPKRNEKARGWRKLGTAVVRWPGPIFVVATALSLVGLAALPGYRTSYNNRFYIPDDVPSNLGYTAAEKHFTSARMNPDLLMVEADHDMRNPRDMLVLDRVAKNIFRIPGIARVQSITRPLGPPMEHGSVPYQISAQAVSMRENLQFLQARLDDTQTMTDKLTAMIAIMAHLHDLTVQVADATHTAAGSTHDMSATTAELRDQIADFDDFFRPLRSYFYWERHCYDIPACWAFRSLFDATDGFDKLADNTKALSSALDSVDRLTPQIADQLPPLIALSTTVRDLMLTLRSSFGGMITQLERMTDTAAAMGQTFDEAKNDDMFYLPPEAFDSPDFQRGMQLMLSPDGKAARFIVTHDVDPATPEGISHVDAELRAAKEAVKGGPLANAKFFLGGTAATYKDIQQGAHYDLLIAAIAAIILIFVVMVVITRALVAAMVIVGTVVLSLAASFGLSVLIWQQILGIELQWLVIVMAVIVLLAVGSDYNLLVVSRMKEEIGAGLKTGLIRAMGATGGVVTAAGLVFAFTMISMITNDLRSVGQIGTTIGLGLLFDTFVVRSLLTPSIAALLGRWFWWPMKIDTRPARLRRSGRTQTTGPAPAAGSEPTNSQFPQHISRSRT from the coding sequence ATGAGCGGTAGTCAGCGCACGGACAATCCGCACCCGCGGTGGCCCCGGTTGGTGCGTACCTTGTCGGTGCCCGTCATCCTCGTCTGGCTGGCCGCTGCCGCCGCGACGAATATCCTCGTGCCCAAGCTGGAGGTCGTTGGCGCGCAACACGCGGTGTCGATGTCGCCCCAGGACGCACCGTCGGTCATCGCGATGAAACACATCGGCCAGAAATTCGGCGAGTTCACCTCCGACAGCGTGGTGATGATCATCCTGGAAAGCGACACCGTGCTGGGCGACCAGGCACACCGCTACTACGCCGGGCTGGTCGACAGACTTCGGCGCGACAGCGCACACGTCGAACACGTCCAGGATTTCTGGGGTGACCGCATCACCTCGGCGGGTTCGCAGAGCGAAAGCGGCAACGCCGCCTACGTACAGGTCCATCTGGCGGGCAATCAAGGCTCCGCGCAAGGCATCGACTCGGTCCGCGCCGTGCGCGACATCGTCGATCGCGACCATCCGCCGCCCGGCCTGCGTGCCTACCTCACCGGCCAGGCGGCCCAGGTCGCCGACACCAACGAGGCCGGCGACAAGAGCGGGGCCAAAATGACCGTGGTCACGGTCATCGTCATCACGCTGATGTTGCTGATCGTGTACCGCTCGCTGGTGACGACTTTTGTCGCTCTCCTGGTGGTGCTGACCGAAATGAGCATGGCCCGCGGCGTCGTCGCCGTTTTGGGCAACTACGACCTGATCGGGCTGTCCACCTTTTCCGTCAATGTCCTGACGGCGATGACGATCGCCGCAGGAACCGACTACTGGATCTTTCTGCTCGGCCGCTATCACGAGGCCCGCAACAGCGGCGAGGACACCGAAAAAGCTTTCTATTCAACCTTTTCCGGTGTTGCCCATGTCATACTCGGATCTGGTCTGACCATCGCCGGCGCGATGATGTGCCTGCGCTTCACCCGCCTGAACTACTTCAACACCCTGGCGCTGCCTTGCGCGATCGCCATGCTCGTCACCCTCACGATGGCCCTGACGTTCGCCCCCGCCGTACTCACCATCAGCAGTCGCTTCGGTCCACTTGACCCTAAACGCAACGAGAAGGCCCGCGGCTGGCGCAAACTCGGCACGGCGGTGGTGCGTTGGCCCGGCCCCATCTTCGTCGTCGCGACCGCGCTCTCGCTCGTCGGTCTCGCCGCGCTCCCGGGCTATCGGACCAGCTACAACAACCGCTTCTACATCCCCGACGATGTTCCGTCGAACCTCGGCTACACGGCTGCGGAGAAACACTTCACCTCCGCCCGGATGAATCCCGACCTGCTGATGGTCGAGGCCGACCACGACATGCGCAACCCGCGCGACATGCTGGTGCTGGATCGGGTGGCCAAGAACATCTTCCGCATCCCAGGAATCGCGCGCGTGCAGAGCATCACCCGCCCCCTGGGTCCACCGATGGAACACGGTTCGGTGCCCTACCAGATCAGCGCACAAGCGGTGTCGATGCGGGAGAATCTGCAATTCCTGCAGGCCCGGCTCGACGACACCCAGACGATGACCGACAAGCTCACCGCGATGATCGCGATCATGGCGCACCTCCACGACCTGACCGTGCAGGTCGCCGATGCCACGCACACCGCGGCGGGCTCGACGCACGACATGTCGGCCACCACCGCCGAATTACGCGACCAGATAGCCGATTTCGACGACTTCTTCCGACCGTTGCGGAGCTATTTCTACTGGGAACGGCATTGCTATGACATCCCCGCGTGCTGGGCGTTCCGATCGTTGTTCGACGCCACCGACGGCTTCGACAAACTCGCCGACAACACCAAGGCGCTTTCGTCCGCGCTGGATTCCGTCGACCGGCTGACCCCCCAGATCGCGGACCAGCTTCCCCCACTGATCGCCCTGTCGACGACCGTCCGTGACCTGATGCTGACCCTGCGCAGCAGCTTCGGCGGCATGATCACGCAACTGGAACGCATGACCGACACGGCGGCCGCGATGGGGCAGACCTTCGACGAGGCGAAGAACGACGACATGTTCTATCTGCCGCCGGAGGCCTTCGACAGCCCAGACTTTCAACGCGGCATGCAACTCATGCTGTCGCCGGACGGAAAGGCCGCGCGCTTCATCGTCACCCACGACGTCGATCCGGCTACCCCCGAAGGCATTTCACACGTGGACGCCGAGTTGCGGGCGGCCAAGGAAGCCGTCAAGGGCGGCCCGCTGGCGAATGCGAAATTCTTCCTCGGCGGTACGGCGGCCACCTACAAAGACATTCAGCAGGGAGCCCACTACGACCTGCTGATTGCCGCCATCGCGGCGATCATATTGATCTTCGTGGTGATGGTGGTGATCACCCGCGCCCTGGTCGCCGCCATGGTGATCGTCGGTACCGTCGTGCTCTCACTGGCCGCCTCGTTTGGCCTGTCCGTGCTGATCTGGCAACAGATCCTCGGCATCGAGCTGCAGTGGCTGGTCATCGTTATGGCCGTCATCGTGCTCCTCGCCGTGGGATCCGACTACAACCTGCTCGTCGTATCCCGGATGAAAGAAGAGATCGGGGCTGGGCTGAAAACCGGACTCATCCGTGCCATGGGCGCCACCGGGGGTGTCGTCACAGCAGCAGGATTGGTGTTCGCGTTCACCATGATCTCGATGATCACCAACGACCTTCGGTCCGTCGGACAGATCGGCACCACGATCGGATTGGGGCTGTTATTCGACACCTTCGTCGTGCGTTCGCTCTTGACACCCTCGATCGCCGCGTTGCTCGGGCGGTGGTTCTGGTGGCCCATGAAGATTGACACCAGACCGGCCAGGCTCCGGCGATCCGGACGCACACAGACCACCGGACCCGCACCCGCCGCAGGCTCAGAACCAACGAATAGCCAATTTCCACAACATATCTCGAGGAGCCGAACGTGA
- a CDS encoding thioesterase family protein, giving the protein MTDSTTVTRPFTDLTTIEPTGAGTFAATIDPMWTIGSKVHGGCLMALCGAAAHQALGEVALSPIALGANYLSAPDPGEVRLSTSVRRRGRQVCLVDVELSQRDRPAVRCTITLGHLDVDPPRHQETHALTGMAAEPGADAIPVNSESPVGQIIHVSQGCDLRLDPTASGFLDGKVGPPITRMWLRPLVTDEVDPDKAALFAIMAGDISPPVIMQRGFFGWTPTVQLTTYLRRLPSPGWMRVMASSTLLGDTWFEEDHVIVDAAGHIVAQSRQLALLPKQNWQPE; this is encoded by the coding sequence GTGACAGACAGCACGACCGTCACCCGCCCCTTCACCGACCTCACTACCATCGAGCCCACCGGCGCCGGCACCTTCGCGGCCACCATCGACCCGATGTGGACTATCGGCTCCAAAGTGCATGGCGGCTGCCTGATGGCGCTCTGCGGCGCGGCGGCTCATCAGGCGCTCGGCGAGGTCGCGCTGTCACCGATCGCGCTGGGCGCCAACTACCTCTCCGCGCCCGACCCGGGCGAGGTCCGGTTGTCCACGTCCGTCCGCCGTCGCGGTCGACAGGTCTGTCTCGTCGATGTGGAACTCTCGCAGCGCGATCGGCCCGCGGTGAGGTGCACCATCACCCTCGGACACCTGGATGTCGATCCGCCACGCCATCAGGAGACCCACGCACTGACGGGAATGGCGGCTGAGCCCGGTGCAGACGCGATCCCCGTCAACTCCGAAAGCCCGGTGGGACAGATCATCCACGTTAGCCAGGGATGTGACCTGCGGCTGGATCCCACAGCCTCGGGCTTTCTCGACGGCAAGGTCGGACCACCGATCACTCGAATGTGGTTGCGCCCCTTAGTAACTGACGAGGTAGATCCGGACAAGGCCGCATTGTTCGCGATTATGGCCGGTGATATCAGCCCACCGGTGATCATGCAGCGCGGCTTCTTCGGCTGGACACCCACCGTCCAACTCACCACCTACCTACGCCGCCTCCCCTCGCCCGGCTGGATGCGCGTCATGGCCAGCTCAACGCTGCTGGGCGACACATGGTTCGAAGAGGACCACGTCATCGTGGACGCCGCGGGTCACATCGTCGCGCAGAGCCGACAGTTGGCCTTGCTGCCCAAACAGAACTGGCAACCCGAATGA
- a CDS encoding peptidoglycan D,D-transpeptidase FtsI family protein, translating into MSRGESRRTGRSQSARSTRGPGKSTAARPARQPRRARKSDEGTAPKDAREPRRFRKAKDARTVQAGSGSDAGHSARDRRTRQATEAVSFGGSFTFRHRAGYAAILILMLVAGAQLFVLQVMDAPALRAQAASQLKVTDVQKAVRGSIVDRHNQQLAFTIESRALTFQPKRIREQLEEAKRKNPAAPDPQTRLQEIAKEVAARLGNKPDFATVLKKLQTNDSFVYLARAVDPAVASAISDKFPEVGSERQDLRQYPGGSLAANIVGGIDWDGHGLLGLEDSLDSVLSGTDGSVTYDRGSDGVVIPGSYRNRHKAVNGSTVELTIDDDIQFYVQQQVQQAKNVSGAHNVSAVVLDAKTGEVLAMANDNTFDPSQDIGRQGDKQLGNLSVSSPYEPGSVNKIITASSVIEYGLSNPDEVLQVPGSIQMGGVSIHDAWDHGVMPYTTTGIFGKSSNVGTLMLAQRVGPERFYDMVRKFGLGQRTNVGLPGESAGLVPPIDQWSGSTFSNLPIGQGLSMTLLQMTDMYQTIANDGLRVPPRIIKATIAPDGSRTEEPRPEGVRVVSPQTAQTVRGMLRAVVQRDPMGYQQGTGPSASVPGYQMAGKTGTAQQINPGCGCYFDNVYWITFAGMATVDNPRYVIGIMMDNPERNADGTAGHSAAPLFHNIAGWLMQRENVPLSPDPGPPLTLQAT; encoded by the coding sequence CAAGCGGGTAGCGGGTCGGATGCCGGTCACTCCGCGCGGGACCGGCGCACCCGTCAGGCGACCGAGGCGGTGAGCTTCGGTGGGTCGTTCACCTTCCGGCATCGTGCGGGCTACGCGGCGATCTTGATCCTGATGCTGGTGGCCGGCGCGCAGCTGTTCGTCCTGCAGGTGATGGATGCCCCCGCGCTGCGGGCCCAGGCGGCCAGCCAGCTCAAGGTCACCGACGTGCAGAAGGCCGTCCGCGGCAGCATCGTCGACCGCCACAACCAGCAGCTCGCCTTCACCATCGAGTCGCGCGCATTGACCTTCCAGCCGAAGCGAATTCGCGAGCAGCTGGAGGAGGCTAAGCGGAAGAATCCGGCCGCTCCCGATCCGCAGACGCGGTTGCAGGAGATCGCCAAGGAGGTTGCGGCCCGGCTGGGCAACAAGCCGGACTTCGCGACGGTGCTGAAGAAGCTGCAAACGAACGACAGCTTCGTCTACCTGGCGCGCGCCGTCGATCCCGCTGTCGCCAGCGCGATTTCGGACAAGTTCCCCGAAGTGGGTTCGGAGCGGCAGGATCTGCGGCAGTACCCGGGTGGATCGCTGGCCGCCAACATCGTCGGCGGCATCGACTGGGACGGCCACGGGCTGCTCGGCCTCGAGGACAGCCTGGACTCCGTGTTGTCGGGAACCGACGGCTCGGTGACCTACGACCGTGGCTCGGACGGTGTGGTCATCCCGGGCAGCTACCGCAACCGGCACAAGGCGGTCAACGGTTCGACCGTCGAGCTGACCATCGACGACGATATCCAGTTCTACGTGCAGCAGCAGGTCCAGCAGGCGAAGAATGTGTCTGGGGCGCACAATGTTTCGGCTGTCGTGCTCGACGCCAAGACCGGCGAGGTGCTGGCGATGGCCAACGACAACACGTTCGACCCGTCCCAGGACATCGGGCGACAGGGCGACAAGCAGCTGGGCAACCTGTCGGTGTCGTCGCCCTACGAGCCGGGCTCGGTGAACAAGATCATCACCGCCTCGTCGGTCATCGAATACGGCCTGTCCAACCCCGACGAGGTGTTGCAGGTCCCGGGTTCCATCCAGATGGGTGGCGTCAGCATCCATGACGCCTGGGATCACGGCGTGATGCCTTACACCACCACGGGCATCTTCGGGAAGTCGTCCAACGTCGGCACCCTGATGCTGGCGCAGCGCGTCGGCCCCGAGCGCTTCTACGACATGGTCCGCAAGTTCGGCCTGGGCCAGCGCACCAACGTCGGGCTGCCCGGCGAGAGCGCCGGGCTGGTGCCGCCCATCGACCAATGGTCTGGCAGCACCTTCTCGAACCTGCCTATCGGACAGGGCCTTTCGATGACGCTGCTGCAGATGACGGACATGTACCAGACGATCGCCAACGACGGACTGCGCGTCCCGCCGCGGATCATCAAGGCCACGATAGCTCCCGACGGCAGCCGCACCGAAGAACCGCGTCCCGAGGGCGTCCGGGTGGTCTCCCCGCAGACCGCGCAGACCGTGCGCGGCATGCTGCGCGCCGTGGTGCAGCGCGACCCGATGGGCTACCAGCAGGGCACCGGCCCGTCGGCGTCGGTGCCCGGCTATCAGATGGCCGGCAAGACCGGCACCGCCCAGCAGATCAACCCGGGCTGCGGCTGCTACTTCGACAACGTCTACTGGATCACGTTCGCCGGAATGGCCACCGTCGACAACCCCCGCTACGTGATCGGCATCATGATGGACAACCCGGAGCGCAACGCCGATGGCACGGCGGGCCACTCCGCGGCCCCGCTGTTCCACAACATCGCCGGCTGGCTGATGCAGCGTGAGAACGTGCCGCTGTCACCGGACCCCGGCCCGCCGCTGACCCTGCAGGCCACCTAG